In Trichocoleus sp. FACHB-46, the genomic stretch CATTGGCTTGGCTCCCGTAACTGGAATTCCCCTGCCTTGGATGAGTTATGGGCGATCGGCCCTCTTAACCAACTTCGTCGCGATCGGCTTGGTGCAATCGGTGGCAAATTACCGCCAAAGGCTAAAGTTCTAGAGCGGCAGAATTAGGCTAGCTGCTAGTACTTTACTCAATTGGATTTGTTGAGTGGGCTTCGCCTAACCAACAACCAAAACTAACACGGTGAAATACTAGTAAGCTATTTAGAAGAGAAGCGACTCCAGTCACTCCATCCTATTCACTGAACACCTATTCACTGAACACTATGATTTTGCCTGGCTCAGCAGTTCGTGTGACCAGCACCTCTGATATTTACTACGGCTTCCAAGGTCTTGTGCAGCGTGTAACCGATGGCAAGGCAGCCGTCTTGTTTGAAGGAGGTAACTGGGACAAGTTGGTTACGTTCCGCTTATCGCAGTTGGAATTAGTAGACGCGACGGCAGGCCGTAAGAAAGCGAAGTAGCACCTATGCGGTTGCCCCTACCCCAATTTGCTCACCAAAATCGTCCACCGAATCACATTGCTGAAGTGATTGAGACGGCAACGACGGAGTTTTTGGCGCAGTGCTTAGAACCGGAGGACTTAAGTTTTCCGGTCATGCCGCCTTTTGGCAGTTGGGTACGCTCTATTGATGAAGAGTCGGGGAATCACGTTTATGCTGTGGTGTATCATGCCACGACGAGCCCGATCGATTCAGTGCATCGGGCGCGGGCTTTAGGGTTGTCGTTACAAGATTTACGCGAGCAGCAACCCCAGATTTTTGCCATGCTGAAGACAGAGTTTCGGGCTGCGATCGTTGGATTTCGGCCCTGCGAAACTGGAGTAGCTGGGACACAACGCCTGAGTGAAACGATTTATCAGCACTTGCCGCCTCGACCGCCACAAATTCACCAAGCAGTATATGTTTGTGAATCAGAGGAAGTGCTGCACTTTAGTGAAAAGCTAGATTTTTTGCGAGCTTTGCTACAAGTGAATGGAGCTCCAGTCGATGCGTTAACTGCGGCAGCCATTCGAGAGATTTATCAATTACGCCAAGCCGATCGCACTTGGCTAGTGAACGCGGGACGCACTTTGAGTGTGTTACTCAAAGATGATTACGATCGCCTGCGAGTAATCTTGAGTCAGATCCACCTATAGGTATTTACTTCTTCTTCCTTTAGAGCCTTAAGGTTTGGAATGATGCGGACAAGTCAGCACTCAAGCAAGACTTTCCGCGTAATGCCTGAGAGCTGCTGGCACTCATTCACTTTAATGGACGCTCTATGGAATCGATTTTGAAATTTTTTGAGGAACCCATCGTTTCGTTTGCGGTTCTCCTAGCAGTAATTCTGACTGTACCTATCCTAGTAGAGCGGTTCCGGATACCAGGCTTAGTAGGGTTGTTAGCAGCAGGGGTGGTTTTAGGGCCGAATGGCTTGCACTTGCTGCAAAAAGAGTCAGAAACGCTCAGCCTGCTGGCGGAAATTGGGTTGCTCTATTTAATGTTTGTGTCGGGTCTGGAAGTCGATATTGAAGAGTTCCGCCGCAAAAAATATCGTTCGATTGGGTATGGTAGCCTGACTTTTGCCATACCCCTAATATTTGGCACGGTTGTAGGTCGCCTATTTGGGTTTGACTGGAACGCTTCGGTCTTGATCGGTTCGTTGTTTGCTTCTCACACTTTGCTGGCTTACCCAATGGTCAGCCGCTTAGGGGTGGTGTCCAATGAGGCGGTGACGGTGACGATTGGAGCGACTATTTTTACCGATGTCGGGTCACTGTTAGTTCTGGCAATTTGTATTGGGATTAATGCGGGTGATTTTACCGCTACCAAACTAGCAATCTTACTCGGCTCTCTAGCAATCTACTCAGTAGTGGTGCTGTTTGGGTTTGATTGGGCAGGTCGTCAATTCTTTAAACGCACTGGAGATGACGAAGGCAATCAGTTTTTATTCGTCTTGTTAGCCATCTTCCTAGCTTCTCTAGGGGCACAACTCATTGGGGTTGAGAAGATTGTGGGGGCTTTCCTCGCAGGTTTAGCAGTTAATGATGCTGTTGGTCAAAGCCCCGTTAAAGAAAAAGTGGTATTTGTCGGTAGCGTTTTATTTATTCCAATTTTCTTTGTTAACTTAGGTCTGCTGATTGATATTCCTGCTTTCATCGCCAGCATCTCCTCGATTTGGTTAACCCTAGCGATTGTCACTGGCTTAATTATTAGCAAGTTCTTGGCTGCCTATGGCGCAAAACTGTTATATCACTATAACCAAGACGAATTGCTCACGATGTGGTCGATGTCGATGCCTCAAGTAGGGGCAACTTTGGCTGCAACTTTGGTAGGCTATCGAGCTGGCATGTTGACTGAAGGCGTGCTGAATAGCGTCATTGTATTGATGCTGGTGACTGCTACGTTGGGTCCCTTAATTACGAGTCGGGTTGCTCCCAAGCTGATTACTTCAGACACGACATTGGAGCCTGATACTACGCCCAGCAATTGGGGTGCTGGCACAACCGATCATCCTTTTACGGTGGTGGTTCCGGTTTATAACCCTAAAACGGAGCAGTATTTAATTGAGATGGCAGCGCTGCTGGCTCGGTATGAGTCGGGGCGGATTGTCCCTTTAGCGATCGCCACAGCTCAAGCCAACATGGATACTCCCACCATCGGTGCAGCAATGGAGCGCAGTGAAGCGTTGCTAGCCAATGCTAAAGCTGTCAGCCAAGAAATCGGAGTTGAGGCAGAGCCATTATTACGAATTGATGATGGAATCGCTCAAGGAATTAGCCGTGCCAGCCGAGAACAAGACGCCAGCCTCATCGTGATGGGTTGGGGACGGCGAACTGGGTTCCGGGCTCGTCTATTTGGGAATGTGCTAGACAGCGTGCTTTGGTCGTCCCACTGTCCAGTCGCAATTACCCGCCTGTTAAACTCTCCCAGCACCATGCAGCGCATTTTGGTGCCGATTGATAACTTGGGATCTGCGTCTAGCAGAACGGTGCAATTTGCTCAAATGCTAGCCGCCGCCAATCAAGCCACTGTGACGCTGCTCCATATCACCGATCGCCGAGCTTCGGCGGGCAAAAGAGCTTGGACTGAATCACAATTAGCGATGTCCGTAGCGAAATGGGCACCCCAACTGAAGCCAGAGATTCAGGTGGTGAGTAGTGATAATGTCGTGACGGCCATTTTGCAGGCTGCTAAATCTTGCGATTTGGTGGTGTTGCGATCGCTCCGCCGTCGGACTAACGCTGGACTCGACATTAGCGATGTCACCACTCAAGTCGCTCAACAATTGACCTGTTCTGTGGTGCTGTTAGGAGAACCTCAGCGATCGCAACCTGGTGTAGTAGTGAATCAGACTCGGGACCAGTTGGCTACCCAGGCTTAGATCAACACGAGGCAACAAGGGCTTAATACGGTCTTGGCTCGTTCGTTGAGAAGTAATTGGCCGTTTTCGCTCACACTGATATCTCTACCGGGTAAAAAGCCTTTACCGATCAGCCGTTGGTAGATCGCAGGAGAGGTGATGCTGCGGATTTCTGCCATCACATCGGCAGGAACTAAGTGTTCAACTGCCCAAAAAAAGGAATCAGTGTCAAAACTAATTAAACGCTCAAAACTGACGAGCAATACTCCTGCTACCTCTACAAGAGTTAATTGGCATTTTAGATTGGCTATGAGATCTCTACCGACGTGAGTGTTGCGGATCATCATAGCCAAAGCCATTCTTTCGATTTCTTGCTCTAACTTCAAGTCGCTCATGTTGGGCACTAAGTCAATTCTTAAGGAATTGTGATTTTGCCAAGTATACCTGAAGGTAGATAAAAAATAGCTCCCAAGATAGACGCAAATACTAGTATTTTTTAATCAATCTTTTATTTCTCTAAAAAAGAAATCTTTAGAAGTAGCTGTTCAATTTCTAGAAGAATTGCTGAGACTGCTTTTTAGGAAAAATAGCTCAATTTGTAAAGAAATAAAAACTATGGCACTAGTGGAATTGAAACCTTAAGAAATTGCATACCCAAAAATAAAGCTGCGATCGTTCCAGAAACGCAAATTTCTCCACCCCATATCCTTTCTGATAATTCTTCCACCGGGATTAAAACAACTTCAATGGCTTCAGTCATATCAAGGTTTTGTTCAGCAAAAACAAAAGCATTTTGCGCGAGAAATAAGTGAATTTGGTTAGTATCTTTGACGGGGTTATCGTGGAGCGTCGCCAGCTTTACTAAATGCTCAGCTCTATAACCTGTTTCTTCTTGCAGCTCTCTCTGGGCAGCAACTTCTGGGCTTTCAGTTTCGGGGTCAAACGTGCCCGCTGGGAGTTCTAATAAGATTTCCCTCACCCCGTGGCGATATTGCCGCACAAAGACAACTTCTTGGTTGGGCGTGATCGCAAGCACCAAAGCCACATCAGGTCGAACCACAACAAAATAGTCATCAATTAATTGCTGATTGCCTAGTCTCACGGTGTCTTGGCGGACTCGGCACCATTTGTGCTCAAAGACCATGCGTGAAGTTAAGGTCTGCCATTTGGAAATCGGCTGCATAACTTTAAGGTTTTCTGGTAGTTCTGGAAGGGAAAGAATGTAGGCAAAGAAAATAAGCAAATCTAGGCTAGATCTCCTGCTGCCATAAAATCTGCCCCTATTGGCAAGCCATGAATACGCTTGACTCAGTTTCAGGTAAAACTAGAGGCTGCGTCTGAGTGATTAGTACGTCCCCAGTAGAGTTGTAGGGATTCTGCTCAGACTCCGAAACTTAAGGTGTTGCCTTGTAGTCAGGTTTAAGCAGCAGTGACTTGAGTGTTAATCGCAAAGCTCGCCTAGATGGGTTGCTAAATGCGCTGGCTGCTGCAAATCACTAACCCCCTACATGTCCCCTACAGTTTTCTCGTGATGCAACGTCGTCTCTCTTCCATTAGCAAAGTTTTCATGGGTGCTACCCTAGCCCTACAACTCTTGCCCCCTTCTGCGATCGCGGCTCCTCCTCGAACCCCTGACCAAACTGTGACCTGCGAAGTGTTAGTTGCAGGAGGTGGCTTGGCGGGTGTCGCAACGGCTTACGAAGCTTTGTTGGCAGGACGCACTGTCTGCATGACCGAGATTACAGATTGGGTCGGCGGGCAAATTTCAGCTCAAGGCACCTCAGCGCTGGATGAACGGCAGACTCAGCGATCGCTCTTGTTCTATCCGCGCGGCTATCTCGAACTGCGGCAACGTCTAGAGCGTTATTACAAAGGCGATTTGAATCCGGGTGATTGTTGGGTAAGCGAGTCTTGTTTCTTGCCACGGGACGGCCACAAAGTTTTGTTCGATGAGTTGCAGAGTGCTGCTAAGCGTGGCAAGGGGACGCTGAAATGGTTTCCCTCCACTGTGATTAAAGAGTTAAACACAACTCCTGTCGGAGCTGGGCAACAGATTCAAGGAGCGATCGCCATTCAGCATCGGCCTGCTCCTAGTGCAAGTCCGCTCAATGCCTTGCCCCTTTCCCAAACGATTGAAGATGCCTATCGCTACGAAAACTCAGCCCAGTTTCAAAAAGCGATCGTGCGGTTTGTGCCAGCTCCAGCAAAACCGTCTAAATCTCAAACCACTCAATCCCCGGCTAATGCTCCGCAATGGTATGTGGTAGATGCCACCGAAACCGGGGAACTAGTAGCACTGGCTGATGTGCCTTATCGCTTGGGCATCGATCCTCGCTCTTATCTAGAACCGTCTTCCTCTAGTGAAGCGGGTGACCCCTATTGCACTCAAGGCTTTACCTACACCTTTGCAATGCAGGCCACGGAGCAACCCCAACGGCATACTGAGCCTGCGTTTTACCCCAATTACGCCGGGTACTACAGCTACGAATTGCCCCGGTTGGCGAGTTTCCCGCTTGTCTTCACCTACCGCCGGATTCTGAACCAAAACCCCACTCGCCAAGAAGTGAAGGTTCAGTCGAACACTGGCGCGGTTACCCCTGGTGATATTTCCATGCAGAACTGGACTTGGGGGAACGATTATCGCCCTGGCACCGCAACCGATAACTTTGTCTACACCCGCGATCAACTTGCCAGTACGGGGCAATTGCAACCAGGAGCGTGGATGGGTGGTTTACGAACGGAAAGTCTCCAGCGAGCTGAGGAGTTGTCTCAGGGATATTTCCATTGGTTAGTTGCGGGTACGACCGACTCTCAACTCGGAGCAGGCGTAAAACAACCGCAACCCAATCACCGTTACCTGACAGGATTTGATACACCCATGGGGACTGCTCATGGTCTGTCTAAGTATCCTTACATCCGCGAGGGTCGCCGGATTATTGGGCGTCCGTCTTGGGGGCAGCCTCAAGGTTTTACAGTTTGGGAGGTA encodes the following:
- a CDS encoding NAD(P)H dehydrogenase subunit NdhS, with translation MILPGSAVRVTSTSDIYYGFQGLVQRVTDGKAAVLFEGGNWDKLVTFRLSQLELVDATAGRKKAK
- a CDS encoding cation:proton antiporter, yielding MESILKFFEEPIVSFAVLLAVILTVPILVERFRIPGLVGLLAAGVVLGPNGLHLLQKESETLSLLAEIGLLYLMFVSGLEVDIEEFRRKKYRSIGYGSLTFAIPLIFGTVVGRLFGFDWNASVLIGSLFASHTLLAYPMVSRLGVVSNEAVTVTIGATIFTDVGSLLVLAICIGINAGDFTATKLAILLGSLAIYSVVVLFGFDWAGRQFFKRTGDDEGNQFLFVLLAIFLASLGAQLIGVEKIVGAFLAGLAVNDAVGQSPVKEKVVFVGSVLFIPIFFVNLGLLIDIPAFIASISSIWLTLAIVTGLIISKFLAAYGAKLLYHYNQDELLTMWSMSMPQVGATLAATLVGYRAGMLTEGVLNSVIVLMLVTATLGPLITSRVAPKLITSDTTLEPDTTPSNWGAGTTDHPFTVVVPVYNPKTEQYLIEMAALLARYESGRIVPLAIATAQANMDTPTIGAAMERSEALLANAKAVSQEIGVEAEPLLRIDDGIAQGISRASREQDASLIVMGWGRRTGFRARLFGNVLDSVLWSSHCPVAITRLLNSPSTMQRILVPIDNLGSASSRTVQFAQMLAAANQATVTLLHITDRRASAGKRAWTESQLAMSVAKWAPQLKPEIQVVSSDNVVTAILQAAKSCDLVVLRSLRRRTNAGLDISDVTTQVAQQLTCSVVLLGEPQRSQPGVVVNQTRDQLATQA
- a CDS encoding FAD-dependent oxidoreductase, with amino-acid sequence MRWLLQITNPLHVPYSFLVMQRRLSSISKVFMGATLALQLLPPSAIAAPPRTPDQTVTCEVLVAGGGLAGVATAYEALLAGRTVCMTEITDWVGGQISAQGTSALDERQTQRSLLFYPRGYLELRQRLERYYKGDLNPGDCWVSESCFLPRDGHKVLFDELQSAAKRGKGTLKWFPSTVIKELNTTPVGAGQQIQGAIAIQHRPAPSASPLNALPLSQTIEDAYRYENSAQFQKAIVRFVPAPAKPSKSQTTQSPANAPQWYVVDATETGELVALADVPYRLGIDPRSYLEPSSSSEAGDPYCTQGFTYTFAMQATEQPQRHTEPAFYPNYAGYYSYELPRLASFPLVFTYRRILNQNPTRQEVKVQSNTGAVTPGDISMQNWTWGNDYRPGTATDNFVYTRDQLASTGQLQPGAWMGGLRTESLQRAEELSQGYFHWLVAGTTDSQLGAGVKQPQPNHRYLTGFDTPMGTAHGLSKYPYIREGRRIIGRPSWGQPQGFTVWEVDISRQDYFKDEYYRKTLSPQMYRSLQATLAGLEATSFVGSKLPSEKVTRRTRSTIYPDAVGIGHYAIDFHPCMTQSPPEQPGNTERAGERRGAGNAYPFQVPLRAMIPQKIDNMLVAGKSIATSHVAAAAYRVHSFEWSSGAAAGTTAAFALEKGIMPYQLVDQLPRAEPQLELLQRRLAENGNPITFPDTSIFNEKWEDWK
- a CDS encoding HAS-barrel domain-containing protein, with product MRLPLPQFAHQNRPPNHIAEVIETATTEFLAQCLEPEDLSFPVMPPFGSWVRSIDEESGNHVYAVVYHATTSPIDSVHRARALGLSLQDLREQQPQIFAMLKTEFRAAIVGFRPCETGVAGTQRLSETIYQHLPPRPPQIHQAVYVCESEEVLHFSEKLDFLRALLQVNGAPVDALTAAAIREIYQLRQADRTWLVNAGRTLSVLLKDDYDRLRVILSQIHL
- a CDS encoding NUDIX hydrolase, translated to MQPISKWQTLTSRMVFEHKWCRVRQDTVRLGNQQLIDDYFVVVRPDVALVLAITPNQEVVFVRQYRHGVREILLELPAGTFDPETESPEVAAQRELQEETGYRAEHLVKLATLHDNPVKDTNQIHLFLAQNAFVFAEQNLDMTEAIEVVLIPVEELSERIWGGEICVSGTIAALFLGMQFLKVSIPLVP